A part of Gadus morhua chromosome 17, gadMor3.0, whole genome shotgun sequence genomic DNA contains:
- the LOC115529987 gene encoding piggyBac transposable element-derived protein 4-like: protein MAEFENEDSDGSDFEEFLGFEDVDEAEYSDDEYEPIDWELWLRHMFVNDDEEEEDDLGGGFEGFQTNWKTDNYHRNRRSAFNRTPGVKLDLPQDATPLQAFEKIFKEELWTHLVTETNRYRDQVEQTPTRAKTARWSPVTVPEMKTFIGICMGMGLLVLPVRRDYWRQSKNLFRMQFARNMSRDRFAAIWRYLHLQDNQAAVNRDDKMWKMRWFLDCLLAQFQALYEVDGNVSVDESMIKFKGRLSFRQYLPMKPTKWGIKVWVMAESATGYVTNFQVYAGLLEEMRTHAACGTVRANRKGLPKSELLRKKASLNKHEYRVAQMDDLTFCIWQDTKTVMVLSNHHDPTETGTVNRRKDGANRVPVVVPACLADYQKYMKGVDLLDQMVGYYGFQHRSKKWWRRVFFFLLSVSCHNAYIAVRG, encoded by the exons ATGGCGGAATTTGAGAATGAAGACTCTGACGGTAGCGATTTCGAGGAGTTTCTCGGCTTTGAAGATGTTGAtgaggccgagtactctgatgACGAATACGAACCGATTGACTGGGAATTATGGTTGAGGCACATGTTCGTgaatgacgacgaggaagaagaagatgattTAGGAGGGGGGTTTGAGGGTTTCCAGACCAACTGGAAGACGGACAACTACCATCGAAATCGACGGAGTGCCTTCAACAGGACACCAGGGGTGAAGCTCGATTTGCCTCAAGATGCCACACCGCTACAGGCATTTGAGAAGATTTTTAAGGAGGAACTTTGGACACATCTCGTCACAGAGACGAACAGATATAGAGACCAGGTCGAACAAACACCGACCAGAGCGAAGACGGCAAGGTGGTCTCCGGTAACTGTGCCGGAGATGAAGACCTTTATTGGTATCTGTATGGGAATGGGGCTGCTTGTGTTGCCGGTGCGAAGAGATTACTGGCGACAGAGTAAGAATCTCTTTCGGATGCAATTCGCAAGAAATATGTCCCGGGACAGATTTGCGGCCATCTGGAG GTATCTACACCTCCAGGACAACCAGGCAGCAGTCAACAGAGATGACAagatgtggaaaatgcgctGGTTCCTAGATTGCCTCCTGGCTCAATTCCAGGCACTTTATGAGGTGGATGGCAACGTGTCTGTGGATGAGAGCATGATTAAATTCAAAGGGCGTCTCTCCTTCAGGCAGTACCTCCCCATGAAGCCTACAAAGTGGGGTATCAAGGTGTGGGTAATGGCTGAGAGCGCCACTGGATATGTGACCAACTTCCAGGTCTATGCTG GTCTCTTGGAGGAGATGAGGACCCATGCCGCTTGTGGCACTGTTCGTGCCAACCGGAAGGGACTCCCAAAGAGTGAGCTGCTTCGAAAGAAAGCCTCACTCAACAAGCACGAATACAGGGTCGCTCAGATGGACGACCTCACATTTTGCATTTGGCAGGACACAAAGACGGTCATGGTGTTGTCCAACCACCATGACCCAACTGAGACGGGGACCGTAAACAGGAGAAAGGATGGAGCCAACCGCGTCCCGGTGGTAGTGCCAGCTTGCCTAGCAGACTACCAAAAGTACATGAAAG GCGTCGATCTGCTGGATCAGATGGTTGGCTACTACGGGTTCCAACATAGATCGAagaagtggtggaggagggtcttctTCTTTCTCCTGTCCGTGTCCTGCCACAATGCCTACATAGCTGTGAG GGGCTGA